GTGCCGCGTTATGTCCGCTTTGCTTTCCTCCCGTACCTGGCTTTGGTTGTTTGTTCTGGCGCTAGGTGCGGGGCTGCTGGTGGGGCTAAGTAGCTGGGGCGTGGTAGAAAGCAGTGAGGCCCGCTACGCCGAAATCAGTCGGGAAATGCTGGCCTCCGGTGACTGGCTGCACCCGCGCCTGCTCGGGATCCAGCATTTTCACAAGCCCCCGGTGACGTACTGGCTGACGGCGGCCGGCATTGCCGCCTTTGGTCCCACGCCCATCGGGGTCCGGGTTCCGGCCGTGCTGGCCGTGCTGGCTCAGGTAGTGCTGGTGTTTGGGCTGGGCAAGCTGCTGTTCCGCGGCGATGCGCGCCACGCCCTGGCCGCCGCCATTCTCTATGGCACTTTCCCAGTGGTGCTGATTTCGGCCCTCAACGTTACCACCGACGCCTACCTGATGCTTTGGGAGCTGGCGGCGGCTTACGGCATCTTGCGCTACCTGCACGGGGGCGGTTGGCGGTGGTTTTACTTGTTTTGGGTGAGTCTGGGGTTGGCTTTTCTGACCAAGGGCCCGGTAGGGGCGGTGCTGCCGCTGATGGTGGTGGCCGGTCATTATTTCCGCCAATCCCAGCCCCGGCGGCCCTTCACGATTCACCATCTGCTGGGCCTGGGGCTGCTGCTGGGCATCGGCCTGAGCTGGTACGTGTACCTGGTGGCCGAAAACAAGGCGTTTCTCGACTATTTCCTGTGGAAGCAAACGGCTGAGCGGTTTGCCAACGCCGACGCCTTCAAGCGGGCTAAGCCGTGGTGGTTTTACCTGGCCCTGGTGCCCGTGGGGAGTCTGCCGTGGGTGGTTGCCTTGCTGGTGCAGGGCATCCGGACGCGCTGGGCCGCCCTGCCGCAGCAGTGGCGCAACGTGCTGCTTTTCTGGGTGGTAGTGCCGCTGGTATTTTTCTCTTTGGCCAAATCCAAGCTGCTGCTCTACCTGCTGCCTATTTTCCCTGGTCTGGCCTTGCTCACGGTATACTACCTGGGTCAGCTCACCGACGCCGTGCTTTACCGCTGGTACGTGGTGATGAGCGCCGTGCTGGCCTTGCTGATGGCCGGACTTTGCCTCTTGCCTGCCCTGGCCGGGCCGTTGGGCATTGCCGCCGAAATCAGCCCGCTGACATCCCTGTGGCCCGCGGCCGGCATCGTGGCCCTGGTGCTGCAACAGGTGCTCTGGACCCAGGTGCGGGTCGCTCCCCGGCTGCTGGCCCTCACCGTTATTTTTGCCCTCACGCTGCTGCTCACGGCCAAGCCTATTCTGCACCAAAACCAGCTGGCTGGCGGCAGTATGCGGCCCTTGGCCGAGTGGCTGCGCGCCCATCGACTCGACCAGCGCCCGGTGCTGGTTTACGACGAAATGCTTCCTTCCCTGGCTTTTGAGCTCAACCGCATGCCCATCACCCTGGTCCACGACAACGACGACTTGAAGCGGGAAACGCAGTTTGAAGCCGATTCCAGCTGGCAACAGGTGCTCGTTAACGCCAATGATTCCAGCCGGCAGGTGTACGTGCGGCGGCTACTGCGGGAAAATCCGGTGCTGGTCGTGCGCGGTGAGCTGGAAGATTACCGGGCCTGGATGCTGCCCTACTTTCCCCAACAGGAGCACTTCGGCCCCTGGACGATTTATTACCGGAGCTGGTAGTAGGGCAAATAAAAACGTCATGTCGACCAGCGGGAGACATGACGTTTTTATTTGCAAAGAAAAGCTTATCCCACGTACACTGCGGCGGCTTTTTCGCGCAGGTTGTAGTTCGAGGCCATGACCTCGCCATACGCCCCGGCCGAGCGAATCACGACCAGGTCGCCGCGCTGGGTTTCGGGCATGGCTACTTCCCGCCCGAAGGTATCCGACGACTCGCAGATCGGCCCCACCACGTCGTAGAGCTGCTTGGAACCCTGGCTGCTCACGTTCTGAATCTGGTGGTAGCTGCCGTAGAGGGCCGGCCGGATCAGCTCGGTCATGCCCGCGTCGAGAATGGCAAAGTTGGTTTGCTGGCTGCGCTTGACGTACAGCACCTTGCTTACCAGCGCCCCGCACTGGGCCACGATGGAGCGGCCCAGCTCCACGTGTACCTGCTGACCCGGCCGCCGCACAAGGTGCTGCTCAAACATGCGGAAGTAGGCCTCAAAGTCGGGAATAGCCTGGGTGTCGGGGTTGTGGTAGTCGATGCCCAGGCCGCCGCCCACGTTGAGGTGGGGCAGGTAGTGGCCGCGGCCTTCGAGCCAGGTTTGCAGCTCATTAAGCTTGCGGCTCAACTCCCCAAACACGCTCAGGTTGGTAATCTGAGAGCCAATGTGAGCGTGCAAGCCCACCAATTCCAGGTTGGGCAGGCTGCCGAACTGGTCGATAACGCCGCCCAGGTCGTTGAGGCCAATACCGAACTTGTTAGCTTCCAGGCCGGTGGTAATGTAGTGGTGGGTGTGGGCATCCACGTTGGGGTTGATGCGCAGCGCCACCCGGGCCCGCTGGCCCTGAGCACCGGCCAGCTCGTTGAGCACGGCCAGCTCCTCCACCGACTCGGCATTGAAGCACCAGATGTCGGCGGCCAAAGCCAGGTTTATTTCCGCATCCGACTTGCCTACGCCGGCGAACACAATATCCTGGGGCGCAAAGCCAGTGTCCAGGGCGCGCTGCACTTCGGGGCCGCTCACGCAGTCGGCGCCCAGGCCGTGCTGCCGGATCCGCTCCAGAATCGGGGCGTTGGCATTGGCTTTCAGGGCGTAATGCACGTGAATGGCGCGCGGGCGGGCGGCCTGCTGCACGGCCGTCAGGGTACGGTCTAGCAAGGCCAGGTCGTAAAGGTAAAAAGGCGTCGACCGGGAAGCGGCATCGGCCGGAAGGGCAAAACTCATGTATCAGATATTAAAAAGCCACTGCGGAGCCGGTGATTTTTCACGGCCGGGCCCTGCGTGAAAAACTACTGCGCCACGGCGCGTTGCTGCTGAAACAGACCCTCGTTCAGCGCCTGCAAGGCCCGCTGCTTGTTGCTGGTGTGAATCAGGATGCTGATGTTGTTGGGCGAGCCGCCGTAGGAAATCATGCGCAGCGGAATGTCCTTCAGGGCGTTGAATACCAGCCAGGCTGAGCCGTTGTTTTCCTGAATCAGGTTGCCGACCAGGCACACAATAGTCTGCTGCTCATCCACTTCTACGGTGCCAAAGCTGCGCAGCTCCTCTAGGATTTCGGCCAGGTGAGTGGAGTCGTCGATGGTTAAGGACACCGCTACTTCCGAAGTGGTAATCATGTCGATAGGCGTGCGGTACCGTTCGAAAACCTCGAACACGCTGCGCAAAAAGCCGTGGGCCAGCAGCATCCGACTCGATTTAATCTTGATGGCTACCAGCCCGTCCTTGGCCGCTACCGCCTTGATGGCCTCGTCGCCGGTGCGGGTCGAAATCAGCGTGCCGGGCGCTTCGGGCTGCATCGTGTTGAGCAGGCGCACCGGAATGCCGTGCTTGGCGGCGGGCAAAATGGAGCTAGGGTGCAGAATCTTGGCCCCGAAATACGCCAGCTCGGCGGCCTCATCAAACGACAGTTCCCGAATCGGGTAGGTGCCTTCCACCACCCGCGGGTCGTTGTTGTGCAGCCCGTCGATGTCGGTCCAGATCTGGATTTCCTCGGCGTGGGCGGCGGCCCCAATCAGCGAAGCGGAATAGTCGGAGCCCCCGCGCTTGAGGTTGTCGATATCGCCGTTGGCGTTGCGGCAGATGTAGCCCTGGGTGATAAAGAGCTGCTGGCCGGCGTGCGGGGCCAGGGTTTGGGCCAGGTGGGCTTCGATAAAATCAGCGTCGGGCTCGTCGTTTTTGTCGAGGCGCATGAAGTCCAGCGCGGGCAATAGCACCGCCTCTTCGCCCAGCATGCGGGTGTAGTAGCGGTGAAACAGCAAGGTGCTCAGCAGCTCGCCCTGGGCCAGAATCACCCGCTCGCCGGAGGCCGACAGCGGGTGACGGGTCAGATTGAAGATGGTTTTGAAAGCCGAGTCGAGGTGGGTGATGGCCTCGGCGGCTACTTCCGGCTCGGTGAGCAGCTCCCGGGCCACAATCAGGTAGTGCTGGCGCAGAATCTCGGTCTGGTACGTGGCCGCCGTGGTTTCGCCCTCATACAGCAGCTTGGCAATGTTGACCAGAGCATTGGTCGTGCCGGACATGGCCGACAAAACCACGATGCGGGGCTCGGAGCCCTGAATGAGTGCGGGCAAAGCGCGCATGCGCTCGGCCGAACCGACGGAAGTGCCGCCAAACTTTAAAACTTTCATCAGTGAAAAATGGGGTTAACCAAAAAATGAACGGGGCGGAGAGGCTGGAACAAAACCACCAACAAAAAGCGCCGGTCTGGGGAGGACCGGCGCTTGATGCTTATGGGGAAGGAGCATGAAGAAGTGCGACGGTCAGGTCGAGGGCCGTTTGAAGCATTTCTTCAGCATCATGAAATTAGCGGCCAAGGGTTTGGTCACGACGGTACGGCCAGCCGAAGCCACCGAAAATGTCGAAGAAAAACCGAAACCAGACGTCTGCATGTGCGAAAGGAAGCCCCGGCAACGTGCCAGGGGCGGGAGTTTGCGGCTGCAAGTACGGGCAGGAATTGGAAATTACCAGCATTCGGGCCGCAAAATTTCTTTACCGAGCTTGCAAGTCAATTTCTCATTTCGCTGCTAGCTTTGTTTTAACCGCACTTTGGCCCAACCTAAACCCGGTGCCGGAACTCCCTACATGCTGCTTGGTTCGACGCCCGATTGGAAAAATCCGCAGTACCTACTGGCCGGTAACAGCCGCCAGCAACGTGCTTACGTCGTGCTGCAGGAACTAGGTATCTGGTCGGTGCTGAACGAATTCGACCCGGTGCTGGCCGGTACGGTGCCGTTGGCTATTGATCTGCCGGATAGTGACTTGGATATTATCTGTGAAGTCAGGCCCGAAGCGCAGGGGCAGTTCCGCGCCCTGCTGGAGCAGCACTACGGCCGGCTGCCGGAGTATGCCTTGCGTCAGCATCTGGTAGGCGGCCAGGAGTCCATTGTCTGCGGCTTCCGGGCGGCGGGGGTGGCGGTGGAAGTGTTTGGCCAGAATCTGCCCACGGCGCGGCAAAATGCGGTGCGGCACCTGGTGATTGAGCACGCCATTTTGGCGGCTGGTGGCGAGGCGTGGCGGGTGGCGGTAAAGCAGCTAAAGCAGCAGGGAATAAAGACGGAGCCGGCCTTTGCCCAGCTGTTAGGGCTAACTGGCAATCCGTACGAAGCCCTGCTGGAGGTAGAAAGCTGGTCGGCAGCAGCCTTGCGGGAACGGCTGATGCGTTGCTCTTTACTACCGAACGAGTAACCAAAAACTCACAAAAAAGCCCGAATGCAGGATGCGTCCGGGCTTTTGCAAGGGTTACAGAGCAGGGTCAGGCACGGCAACTTTATCAATCAGCCAGCGCCCGTCGGCTTGCTGCGTCAGGTCGAAGTCCAGGCCTTCCTGCCAGGTTTCGTGCTTGGGTCCGCGGGCCTGCACGTGGGCGTAGGAGCCCTGCCGCCGGGTCATGGTGAAGGTGCCGACCTGCAGGTCGGCTACCTTGGTGTCGGGCTCCTGGGAAAGCATCAGAAAGTCGTAGTCGAAGCCGGCGGGTGGGCCGTCGTTTTGCGGGTGCAGGCGCAAGGTGTCGTCGTAGCGGCGGAAATAGGTGCGCCACCCCGCCAGGTATACTGCCGACACAGTGCCGCTGCTCTGCACCCGGCGCAGCCAGTCCTCGGTATCCGGGAAGTCGACGGTGTAGAACTTGGTGCTGTCTTGCCCGTCGTCATTCAGAATAAAGCCGTTGGACAAATCCTTGTAGTGGGCCGCGTACCAGCTCACGTAGCGCCGGGCCGTTCGAACCGGCCCGGTGGCCGTGTCAGCGGCGGCGGCGCGCGGCGGGGTAGCCGCCGGGGCCGCGGTTTCCGGCGGCTGGGTAGGGCCGTTGCAGCTGAAAACTGCGGTGAGTACCAGCAAAGAAAGAATCTTGCTCATGAAATTGCTCAACCCAGCTTGTCCTTACCGCACGGGCTTGGGAATCACCGGTAGGCTCTCGTGGCCTTCGGCATCTACGGCCACAACTCCGAAAATGTAGTTGTCCTTGCTGTGGGGCAAGTCGGCGGTGGTAGTCGTGACGGGGAAGCGCTGCTGCCACACTGGCGAGGAAGTTTCGCGCATCAATACCACGTAGCCAGCCGGCTTTTCACCCACCTTGGGCGCGTCCCACTTCAGCTCGGTACGGTTGGTGAGCTTGGCCGTGAGCACGCCCACATTTTCGGGGGCACTGGGAGCCAGGGCTAGGCTGGCCATGGTAGCCAAGTTGACGCCGGTGTTTTTGCGCAGGTACTCGTAATCGACAAACTCGGGCAGGTCGCCGTACTGGATGCCGTTTTCTGTGCGCAAATCCTGATGCTGGTGGTTGAAGTTCTCGTTGACCTCCGTGTAGCGCACCGCTGCAAAGCCCTGCTGGTTGAAGGGCGTATGGTCGCCGCCACGTAGGAAACGGTCGGGGCGGTACTCCAGCAGCACGCCAAAGTCGGGCACGTACTGCTCGCAGGCGGTTTTGCTGTAGCGGGCCAGCTGCCGGCTCGGCGCGTCGTTTTCACTGCTCAGGGTGCGGCGCAGCTTGGCCTCGTCGCTGGTTTCGGTGGCGGGCACTCCTTCGCTGAAGATGCGGATGTGCTTGTTGTCGGAAATCTCCGGGTCGTAGCCTTTCGAGTTGCCTACGATGTCGTTGTTGAGCATGCCCACCAGGTTCCAGTTTTCCTTTTTGGCCCGCTTGGCCAAGTGGGTCGAGCCGTAAAGGCCCTGCTCTTCGCCCTGCACGGCCACGAAAATTAGAGTGCAGGGAAACTGCTTCTGCGACATGACGCGGGCCATTTCCATAACCAGGGCCACGCCTGAGGCGTCGTCGTTGGCGCCGGGCGCGTCGGCCGTGGCGTTCATGACGTCCGTCACGCGGGAGTCGAGGTGGCCGCTGACGATGAACACACGAGTATCGGTGGGGTCGGTGCCGGGCAGGGTGGCCATGACATTGGCCATGATGACGGGCTTGTCGATGCGGCGGCCGTCGGGCTTCACCAGGAAGGTATCCTGCTCCACTTTGAGGCGGCCTCCGCTGGCCTTGCTGTACTTGCGAAACTCACTTTCAACCCAGTTGCGGGCCGCCCCGATGCCGCGCTTCTTGCTTTTGGTGTCGCTCAGGGTGTGGCGGGTGCCGAAGGAAACCATCTTACGGATGTCTTCTTCCAGGTTTTTAGCCGAAATGGCTTCCACCATCTGCTTGATGGCTGGGTCGGGCGCCGGCGTCGGCGCAGAACTGGTTTGGGCAGAAACGAAGGCAGGAGTAAGGCTGGCGGCCAGCAAGAGCGCGAAACGTAGATTCATGGAGCGGAAAGGCAAAAGCAGAACAGGGCGAAATAGCCGCGGTGGAAATTCAGTACGAAAAGTACGGCCCTGGTGCTTAAAAACGGCCGGGAGCCGAAAACTTACACCACAGACACCAAGGCGCTGGCCGCGTTGCCTCCGAAGCCCGCCGCATTAATCAGCACCCGCCGGATGGGCCGGGAAGGGGTCGGTGTGAGGTCGGTGGCGAAGGACGGGGCCGGCCAGACCTGGGTAGTGAGAATGTGGCAGGCAAAGTCCAGGCTAAGGGCCGCCGAGGCACCCAGTGTATGCCCAAGGCACCACTTGTTGGATACCAGGTCAGGAAGATTCTGGCCGAATACGGCCCGCAAGGCTTGCCGCTCGGCCGCGTCGCCGGCGGGAGTGCCGGGGCTGTGCAACACCACGGCGTCTACCGTTTCGGCCGCTACGTTGGCTTGGCGCAGGGCCTCGCGCATGGCAGTTTGGAAGTGCTGACCGTCGGGGGAAAGCCCGGTTTTGCTGCCAATGGCTTCGAAGCCAAAGCCCACGCCTTCCAGACAGAAAACGGGCGCATGGGGTTGACCAGCCCGTTCCGCAGCCAGAGCGGACCGGCAGATTTTTTCCAGCGCAAATACCGCTGCGCCCTCGCCCAGCACGAAGGTGGATGGGCGGCCGGCACCGGGCCGGCAGGGAAACTCGGCGGCGGCGAAGGGGGAATAAATGCCCAGGGCCTGCATCTGAGCCAGGGTAAAGTCGGTGAGAGGAGCCTCGGTGCCGCCGGCCAGAAACCGCTCGGCCATACCGGCCCGCAGCCAGGCTACGGCGTTGCCCAGGGCCTGAAAGGCGCTGCTGCAGGTGCTGGAATGGCTTAGGGCGCCGCCGCTGGTCGTGCCCGCGTCGTAGGCTACCCAACTGGCGACGTTGCCCAGCGTAGTGAGGGGTGAAGCAGCAGCGGCCACGGCACCCCCGCTCAGAAATTCCTCGTGAAACTGCTCCAGGCGGCCCGTGGCCCCGCGGGAGGACCCGATGCTGACCGAGAGGGTAGGTGCTGGTGGTTGGTTGTCAGCTGTCAGGGAAGAAGCCGGGCTGCCGGGCTGCGGTAGCCAGCCAGCTTCGGCCGTGGCTTGGCGGGCAGCCAGCAGGGCCAGCAGCACGGTGCGGTCGAGCTGGCGGTAGGGAGCGTCGTGGCGGCGTAGGTGCTGCAGGGCATCCTCCACGGCGGGTGGCACACTGCCCACGGCCACTAGGCGGTCTTGCAGCTCCCGGGTTTGGAACGGTGATTCCAGCGGCTCGGGGTTGGGTAGAGCCGTGCCCAGAGCCGACACCCGGCCCCGACCGCGAATGATAATCAGGGAATCGGAAGGGGCGCTAGTCATGTAGGATTTCGGGCAGATTGGGAGCAGGCGTAAAGTCGAGGACCAGCTCGCGCATCCGACGCAGCACGGTGTAGAGCAACTCCAGCTCGGCGTCGGTGGTGCAGTAGGGCGGCAGCAGGTAGACCACGTTGCCCAGGGGGCGTAGCACGACGTGGTGGTCGAGGGCCAGCTGGTAGAAGGCGTCGCGCAGGCGGCTGAAGTAGCTCGTACCCTCGCCCGGGTCGTACTCCACGGCCAGAATGGTGCCCCGGTGCCGCACCGCCCGAATACCCGGCTGGCCCTCGATTTCGTGGCAAAAAGCGGCGTGGGCCCGGGCAATGCGCTGGCGCTGCTCGGTGCAGAGCTCGGCCCGGGTCAGCTCCAAACTAGCCAGAGCGGCGGCGCAGGCTACGGGGTTGGCGGTGTAAGAATGGCCGTGGAAGAGGGCGCGCATCTTGTCCTGGCTCAGGAATGCCTCGTAAATGGGCGCCGAGCACGTCGTCAGGCCCATGGCCAGGGTGCCCCCGGTGAGGCCCTTGGAAAAGCACATGATGTCGGGCTGCTCGCTGAGCAGCTCGGAGGCAAACAGCGGCCCGGTGCGCCCAAAGCCCGTCATGACTTCATCCGAAATAGCCAATATGCCATGCTGGTGGCAGCGGCGCAGCATTTCGCTCAGGATTTCGGGCTCATACATCACCATGCCAGCCGTGCCCAGCACCAGGGGCTCGAAGATGAAGCCGGCCACGTCGGGGCGCTGCAGCAGGGCGTCGAGCTGGGCCAGGGTTTTGGCTTCGTGGCCGGGCACGGGCACGTCGAGGAATTCAACATCGAAGAGCAGGGGCCAAAAGGGCTGAGTGAAGGCCCCGCGGCTGCTCACGGCCATGGCCCCAAAGGTGTCGCCGTGGTAGGAGTTCTGGAAGCAGAGAAAGGTGCGGCGCTCGGGCTGGCCCAGGTTGTGGAAGTATTGCAGCACCATTTTCAGGGCCACTTCCACGGCCGTCGAGCCATTGTCGGAGTAGAATACCCGGGCCTGGTTGGTGGGCAGTAGGGTCAGCAGCTGCTCGGCCAGCTCGACGGCCGCAGGGTGGGTGAAGCCAGCAAACAGCACGTGCTCCAGGGTGCGGAGCTGCTCGCCCACGCGGGCCGCAATGTGCGGATGCGCATGCCCGTGCAGGTTGACCCACCAGGAAGAAATACCGTCGAGGTAGCGGGTACCGTCTTCGGCTATCAGCCAGCTGGCTTCGCCCTGCACAATCGGAATGGGCAGGGGCGCGGTCTGCATCTGGGTGTAAGGGTGCCAGAGCACGGCGTGGTCTCGTTCGGCTAGACTCATATTTGATGGGCTGATGTGCTAAGGTGGGTAATGCACTAATTGGCTGGCCTTACGAGGCGCAGCGCAAAGCAATCCGTCCGCTGAAATGTGCGTTGCTCTCTTTGGTGACAAGCCCTGTTACTACTGGCGAAAAGGGCTTTGTGGGGTCAGAATGGGTCGTGCTGCGCCCAGGACGGGTTGATGCCGCTTGCTGCGCGGAATGGCCGCGCAAGGAAACTAGAGGCCAAACCACTGGCGGAATTCGGCGGCGTAGCGACTGACCGTTTCGGCTGAAACCACGCTTTCGGTTCGCAGACGGGGCATAACGGGCACGCCGGTGTGCTGGGCAATAAAGTCCTCGGTGGCTGGGGTGGGCTCCCCGTTGAAGAGCAGACCGCGCACCCGGATGCCGCGCTGCCGCAGGGCTTCCAGGGTGAGCAGGGTGTGGTTAATGCTGCCCAGGTAGTTGCGCGACACGACGACGACCTCCAAGCCGAGCTGCTGAATTACATCAACCAGCAGCAGGCCGGAAGCCAGGGGCACGAGCAGACCGCCGGCTCCTTCCACGACCAGGTGATTATCGGTACGCGGCAGCTGGAAGGCCGCTGCCCGAATCGTTACCTGCTCGGCCGCCGCCGCCGCGTGGGGCGAGGCGGGCAGGTGCAACCGGTAGGTTTCGGGGTGGAAAACCGAGTTGGGGTTACGCACCAGGCTGCGGACCGTGGCCGTGTCGGTAGTCGGTTCGAGGCCGGCCTGCACGGGTTTCCAGTAGTCGGCCTGCAGGGCTTCGGTGAGAATGGCCGCCGCTACGGTTTTGCCCACATCGGTGCCAATACCGGTGACAAACAGCCGCTGGGATAGGGTAGGAAAAGAACTCATACAATCAGGAAATACCGGCTGACGGGCCGCTTGTTTAGGCCCGGAAGCCATAATCTTCAGCTCGGCCCTACCTGCATCAGGCACTGCGCCAGGGCATCCAACTCGGCCTCAGTGTTGTAGCTGTGCAAAATCAGGCGCAGCCGCTCAGTGCCGCTGGGTACGGTGGGCGCCACGATGGGCCGTAAATCGAAGCCCGCCTGCTGCACGGCCACGGCTACGGCTCGCACCCGCTCGGGGCCGGCTTCGGAGAGAAAAAGGGGGTGAATGACGTGGCTGTGGGCCCCGACGCGCACGCCGGGCACGGCGTCCAGCTTGGCTTTGAGCAGGTTGGATAAGTGAAACAGCTGTTGCCGCTCAGCCTGCAGGGTTGGGAGCAGGTCGTAGGCGGCTTGCAGCGTGGCAATGGACAACGGAGCCAGGGCCGTGGTAAACATGAAGGGCCGGCTGGTATTGAGCAGAAAGTCGCGCAGCACCTCGGGGCCCACCACCGCCGCCCCCTGGCTGCCCAGGGCTTTGCCAAAAGTGACAATGCGGGCAAAAACCTGGTTTTCGAGGCCCAACTCCGCCACTAAGCCTTCCCCGTTGGGCCCGTAGATTCCGTTGGTATGCGCCTCATCGACGACCAAATGCAAGCTGCGCGCCGTGCAGAAAGCTGCCAGCTCCGGCAGCGGGGCCTGGTCGCCGTCCATGGAGTACAGAGCTTCTACAGCTACGAAAACTTCGCCCGTGGCGCGGTTCAGGCGCTTTTCCAGGTCGGCCAGGTCGTTGTGGCGGAAGCTGTAGCTGCTGGCAAAGCTGCTCCGGATACCGTCCTTGACCGAGGCGTGACTGGCCGAGTCGTAGAGAATCGTGTCGCCGCGCTGGGGCACGGCCTGGAAAAAGCCCAGGTTGGCCGAGTAGCCCGAGTTGAACAGCAACGCCGCCTCGGCCCGGTGGAAGCGGGCCAACTGGATTTCCAGCGCCTCCGTAGCGGCCGAGTTGCCGGTGAGCAGGCGGCTGCCGGTACTGCCGGCCAGTCGGCTTTCGTTCGCCAGCATCTGGCGCAGGGCCGCGTGCAAGGCGCCGGAACGGGCCAGACCCAGGTAGTCGTTGGAGCTAAAGTCGACGCGGCCGGGCGGGGCTACCGTGAGCTGCCGCCGAGTGCCTTCAGCCGCCCGCTGGGCCAGATGCTGGGCCAGGCGCGTGAGCAGGGGCGAAGCAGAAGCAGCCATCAATGGGAAACCTTGATGCTAAACTGAAAACCGGTCGGCTGACAGCCATACCGTGCCGTCCTGCCCAAAAGTGCGGCCCGTAATGACGACCCACTCAAAGTCGACCTCAACCCGGTCGCCCACGGCGGGCAGCACCCCGTGGCGTTGCACCACCAGGTTTACGGCCGATCCAATCTGGTCTTCCAGCTCGGTAATCAGGTCCTGGGCCTTGATGGAGCCATGCTGCTCCCGCAGGGCTTCGGCGTAGGCATGGTCAAGGTTTAGGTCGAATTGGATGTTCATTGGGGAAAGGGCTGAAGTAAAAAGGCGACAGTGCGTCGAGGCGAAATGACTGGCTTCGGTATAGCGTCGGTGCAGCCGAAGGTTCTTTATTGCTTCGTTGTATTAAAACAGACCATCATTTCGACTAGCGGGAGACATCCTGCGTGCTGACGTTGGCAGAGTAACCTGATTACTACTGCACGCGAGATGTCTCCCGCTAGTCAAAATGATGGTCCAATGATTACGCCAGCTGCTTGCCCAGCACGGTAGCCCCTTCGGGCACATCCTTGAAGGCTTTGCGGGGCTTGAGGCCCAGCAGGTCGAACATCTGGCGGTCGGCGTCGAAGTCGGGGTTGGGCGTGGTCAGCAGCTTTTCACCCGAGAAGATGGAGTTGGCACCGGCCAAAAAGCACAGGGCCTGCTCGCTCACCGGCATTTCCTGGCGGCCGGCCGAAAGGCGCACCATCGTGCCGGGCATCAGGATGCGGGCTGTGGCAATCATGCGCAGCATTTCCCACACGCTCACGCGGGGCTGCTCGGCCAGGGGCGTGCCTTCCACCGGCACCAGGGCATTCACCGGCACGCTTTCGGGGTGAGCGGGCAGCGTAGCCAGGGTGTGGAGCATGGCAATTCGGTCCTCGTCGGTTTCGCCCAGGCCAATGATGCCGCCGGAGCACACCGAAATGCCGGCTTTGCGCACGTGCTCCAGGGTGTTGAGCCGGTCGTCGTAGGTGCGGGTCGTAATGATTTCGGAGTAGTGCTCGGCGCTGGTATCCAGGTTGTGATTGTAGGCGTAGAGGCCGGCCTGCTTGAGGCGCTCGGCCTGGTACTCATTGAGCATGCCTAGGGTGCAGCACACCTCCAGGCCCAGCTCGTTTACCTGCTCCACCATGCCTAGCACCCGGTCGAAGTCACGATTGTCGCGGATTTCGCGCCAGGCGGCGCCCATGCAGAAGCGGGTCGAGCCCGAATTCTTGGCGCGCTGGGCAGCGGCTAGTACCTCGGCGTCGGGCAGCAGTTTGTGAGCTTGCACGCCGGTGTGGTAGCGGGCCGCCTGAGGGCAGTAGGCGCAGTCTTCAGGGCAGCCGCCGGTCTTGACGCTGAGCAGGGTGCAGACCTGCACT
Above is a genomic segment from Hymenobacter cellulosivorans containing:
- a CDS encoding M28 family metallopeptidase; protein product: MNLRFALLLAASLTPAFVSAQTSSAPTPAPDPAIKQMVEAISAKNLEEDIRKMVSFGTRHTLSDTKSKKRGIGAARNWVESEFRKYSKASGGRLKVEQDTFLVKPDGRRIDKPVIMANVMATLPGTDPTDTRVFIVSGHLDSRVTDVMNATADAPGANDDASGVALVMEMARVMSQKQFPCTLIFVAVQGEEQGLYGSTHLAKRAKKENWNLVGMLNNDIVGNSKGYDPEISDNKHIRIFSEGVPATETSDEAKLRRTLSSENDAPSRQLARYSKTACEQYVPDFGVLLEYRPDRFLRGGDHTPFNQQGFAAVRYTEVNENFNHQHQDLRTENGIQYGDLPEFVDYEYLRKNTGVNLATMASLALAPSAPENVGVLTAKLTNRTELKWDAPKVGEKPAGYVVLMRETSSPVWQQRFPVTTTTADLPHSKDNYIFGVVAVDAEGHESLPVIPKPVR
- a CDS encoding aspartate kinase, translated to MKVLKFGGTSVGSAERMRALPALIQGSEPRIVVLSAMSGTTNALVNIAKLLYEGETTAATYQTEILRQHYLIVARELLTEPEVAAEAITHLDSAFKTIFNLTRHPLSASGERVILAQGELLSTLLFHRYYTRMLGEEAVLLPALDFMRLDKNDEPDADFIEAHLAQTLAPHAGQQLFITQGYICRNANGDIDNLKRGGSDYSASLIGAAAHAEEIQIWTDIDGLHNNDPRVVEGTYPIRELSFDEAAELAYFGAKILHPSSILPAAKHGIPVRLLNTMQPEAPGTLISTRTGDEAIKAVAAKDGLVAIKIKSSRMLLAHGFLRSVFEVFERYRTPIDMITTSEVAVSLTIDDSTHLAEILEELRSFGTVEVDEQQTIVCLVGNLIQENNGSAWLVFNALKDIPLRMISYGGSPNNISILIHTSNKQRALQALNEGLFQQQRAVAQ
- the lysA gene encoding diaminopimelate decarboxylase, encoding MSFALPADAASRSTPFYLYDLALLDRTLTAVQQAARPRAIHVHYALKANANAPILERIRQHGLGADCVSGPEVQRALDTGFAPQDIVFAGVGKSDAEINLALAADIWCFNAESVEELAVLNELAGAQGQRARVALRINPNVDAHTHHYITTGLEANKFGIGLNDLGGVIDQFGSLPNLELVGLHAHIGSQITNLSVFGELSRKLNELQTWLEGRGHYLPHLNVGGGLGIDYHNPDTQAIPDFEAYFRMFEQHLVRRPGQQVHVELGRSIVAQCGALVSKVLYVKRSQQTNFAILDAGMTELIRPALYGSYHQIQNVSSQGSKQLYDVVGPICESSDTFGREVAMPETQRGDLVVIRSAGAYGEVMASNYNLREKAAAVYVG
- a CDS encoding DUF4269 domain-containing protein; translated protein: MAQPKPGAGTPYMLLGSTPDWKNPQYLLAGNSRQQRAYVVLQELGIWSVLNEFDPVLAGTVPLAIDLPDSDLDIICEVRPEAQGQFRALLEQHYGRLPEYALRQHLVGGQESIVCGFRAAGVAVEVFGQNLPTARQNAVRHLVIEHAILAAGGEAWRVAVKQLKQQGIKTEPAFAQLLGLTGNPYEALLEVESWSAAALRERLMRCSLLPNE
- a CDS encoding glycosyltransferase family 39 protein, translating into MSALLSSRTWLWLFVLALGAGLLVGLSSWGVVESSEARYAEISREMLASGDWLHPRLLGIQHFHKPPVTYWLTAAGIAAFGPTPIGVRVPAVLAVLAQVVLVFGLGKLLFRGDARHALAAAILYGTFPVVLISALNVTTDAYLMLWELAAAYGILRYLHGGGWRWFYLFWVSLGLAFLTKGPVGAVLPLMVVAGHYFRQSQPRRPFTIHHLLGLGLLLGIGLSWYVYLVAENKAFLDYFLWKQTAERFANADAFKRAKPWWFYLALVPVGSLPWVVALLVQGIRTRWAALPQQWRNVLLFWVVVPLVFFSLAKSKLLLYLLPIFPGLALLTVYYLGQLTDAVLYRWYVVMSAVLALLMAGLCLLPALAGPLGIAAEISPLTSLWPAAGIVALVLQQVLWTQVRVAPRLLALTVIFALTLLLTAKPILHQNQLAGGSMRPLAEWLRAHRLDQRPVLVYDEMLPSLAFELNRMPITLVHDNDDLKRETQFEADSSWQQVLVNANDSSRQVYVRRLLRENPVLVVRGELEDYRAWMLPYFPQQEHFGPWTIYYRSW